One genomic window of Candidatus Shapirobacteria bacterium includes the following:
- a CDS encoding ABC-2 family transporter protein, translated as MKCYWLIFTSTLQRALIYRARIFTYAFINTSTPLVMIAIWSKYYASGGKVRGFTYQELLGYYIVTVIVTLISSRVQVNVTDDIKDGELSNFVIKPFNYFAYRLSWEIAWHTVKLLVFAVPLILILLIAKVDIKLAPDILTILLGLVAVIGSYFLSFTMSILIGTLAFHLTETTGISNLSDMIRILFTGSAFPLTFFPLVVRQIIDFTPLKYTIYFPVQVLIGKYALPDILIGLGIQLLWTIILFFLYNLNWQAGIKKFSGVGL; from the coding sequence ATGAAATGCTATTGGTTAATTTTTACTAGCACACTTCAAAGAGCACTGATTTATCGGGCTAGAATTTTTACATACGCTTTCATCAACACTTCTACTCCTCTGGTCATGATTGCTATCTGGAGTAAATATTATGCTTCCGGTGGAAAAGTTAGAGGATTCACTTATCAGGAATTACTCGGCTACTATATTGTTACCGTGATAGTTACCCTTATTAGTTCCCGGGTCCAAGTCAATGTTACTGATGATATAAAAGATGGCGAATTATCTAATTTTGTAATCAAACCTTTTAATTATTTTGCTTATCGTTTATCTTGGGAGATAGCCTGGCACACCGTTAAGTTATTGGTTTTTGCTGTTCCTCTCATATTAATTCTATTGATCGCCAAAGTTGATATTAAACTAGCCCCGGATATCTTAACTATCTTATTAGGTCTTGTTGCTGTCATCGGCTCTTATTTTCTCAGTTTTACCATGTCGATATTAATTGGAACACTGGCTTTTCATCTTACTGAGACAACTGGCATAAGCAACTTATCGGATATGATTAGAATTCTCTTTACCGGTTCCGCTTTCCCTTTAACATTTTTTCCATTAGTTGTTCGTCAGATCATTGACTTTACTCCACTTAAATACACTATCTATTTTCCAGTCCAGGTATTAATTGGAAAATATGCTCTCCCCGATATCTTAATTGGACTGGGCATTCAACTACTTTGGACCATTATTCTGTTTTTTCTTTATAACCTAAATTGGCAAGCAGGTATAAAAAAGTTTTCCGGAGTCGGGCTATGA
- a CDS encoding FecR family protein, translating to MKKLVLIILSVLSVLVANSVHAVDHPQGNFVLAGGKIRMTDEADPFERIDKTFFASIIVPVKDGEINFFNTRPIDLESGSQHFVGKMELSLKGNYDKETGVISANFTQSNENSYERKTGNGIRVGSGTSVFVGTAKGTVIDNQVVLSFEGKLSGESVSEANDKHVDNNSSNNVPWVKKVEFGTSEWVVQAEEEKQEAGEPPRDSGIRMSDVSGQVEIACPPDLEAWDVLKMGRVLYVDCHIKTGENSKAVISFPDMTTFEMKPESEIVLDTPPEKDSKLKLLAGNIWANVKKMVKDGTMEVHMGQAVAGIKGTTFVLEERENMSTLKVIEGGVAFKSKVTNDEKSVNPGEMLSATSAGLGEIKTFDVASESALWESNKPTAETNKNTDIGSTLTENTVDKSDGKNYTLPIAGLVVFGIGGFVFLKRKQSRL from the coding sequence ATGAAGAAATTGGTGTTGATAATTTTGAGCGTGCTATCTGTACTGGTTGCTAACTCCGTACATGCGGTTGATCACCCACAGGGTAATTTTGTTTTGGCGGGGGGCAAAATCCGGATGACGGACGAGGCTGACCCGTTTGAAAGAATCGATAAGACTTTTTTTGCATCAATCATTGTCCCGGTAAAAGACGGAGAAATTAATTTTTTTAATACCAGACCAATCGATTTGGAGAGCGGTAGTCAGCACTTTGTCGGCAAAATGGAGCTTAGTTTGAAGGGGAACTATGACAAGGAAACCGGTGTCATCAGTGCAAATTTCACTCAAAGCAATGAAAACTCCTATGAAAGAAAAACAGGTAACGGAATACGGGTGGGTAGTGGTACTTCTGTTTTTGTGGGCACGGCCAAGGGAACAGTTATCGATAATCAGGTAGTACTGTCTTTTGAGGGAAAACTATCGGGCGAGTCCGTCTCTGAGGCAAATGACAAGCATGTGGATAATAATTCTTCTAATAATGTTCCTTGGGTAAAGAAAGTAGAGTTTGGAACTAGTGAATGGGTGGTACAGGCGGAAGAGGAAAAACAGGAGGCTGGAGAACCGCCCAGAGATTCGGGAATAAGAATGTCTGATGTATCAGGCCAGGTAGAAATCGCCTGCCCTCCCGACCTTGAGGCATGGGATGTACTGAAAATGGGCAGGGTTCTATATGTTGATTGTCATATTAAAACAGGAGAAAACAGCAAGGCGGTAATATCTTTCCCTGATATGACCACTTTTGAAATGAAGCCGGAGTCAGAAATAGTTTTGGACACTCCTCCGGAAAAAGATTCTAAATTAAAACTTTTGGCCGGGAATATATGGGCGAATGTTAAAAAAATGGTGAAAGACGGGACGATGGAGGTCCATATGGGTCAGGCGGTGGCGGGAATTAAGGGGACGACTTTTGTGCTGGAAGAAAGAGAAAATATGTCAACTCTGAAGGTGATTGAGGGGGGGGTGGCTTTTAAGTCTAAAGTCACAAATGATGAAAAATCGGTCAATCCGGGGGAAATGCTGTCGGCTACCAGTGCCGGGCTTGGAGAAATAAAGACATTTGATGTGGCAAGTGAAAGTGCTTTGTGGGAAAGTAACAAGCCGACAGCGGAGACAAACAAGAACACTGACATTGGATCGACTTTGACTGAAAATACAGTTGATAAATCCGACGGGAAAAACTACACTCTACCGATAGCCGGTCTGGTAGTTTTCGGAATAGGTGGGTTTGTATTTCTTAAAAGAAAGCAATCTCGGTTATAG
- a CDS encoding EamA family transporter, which produces MSSIFFAWVAAIAYGFYSIVAKLIGEYKLKNTYQFSFFVTFFSGVVMAIVSYIYGGRIPSNWTYILLAAMFLALGNALYLSALKVLDISVMSPLFNLRVDSTALLGFLVLGETFSLKSLSIIIVIFIAGFFSSMDEKFSIKSFFAKNIGLGLFFMLVLSIQSIFINRAIDQTTYWTAILWISIMAVIFSFVFLYPKFKHDLRRTKTKDYLGVGVLAIIGGVGDLAAFKAYESNVGLSSVIISLPISMIIVFILSIWKPTLLEKHSLKVYFVRFVAAGTMIWGALQLG; this is translated from the coding sequence GTGTCGTCAATATTTTTTGCTTGGGTTGCCGCTATCGCTTATGGTTTTTATTCTATTGTCGCCAAGTTAATCGGTGAATATAAACTTAAAAACACTTATCAATTCTCATTTTTTGTCACCTTTTTTAGTGGTGTTGTTATGGCGATTGTATCTTATATCTACGGCGGAAGAATCCCTTCTAACTGGACCTATATTCTACTTGCCGCTATGTTCCTGGCGCTCGGAAATGCTCTTTACTTGTCCGCACTAAAAGTTTTAGATATTTCGGTTATGTCTCCACTCTTCAATTTACGGGTTGACAGTACAGCTCTGCTTGGGTTTCTCGTTTTGGGAGAGACTTTTTCATTGAAATCATTGAGTATAATCATTGTTATTTTTATTGCAGGATTTTTTTCTTCAATGGATGAAAAGTTTTCCATTAAGTCATTTTTTGCTAAAAATATTGGTTTGGGCCTCTTTTTTATGTTGGTTCTTTCCATCCAATCGATATTTATTAACCGCGCCATAGACCAAACCACTTATTGGACGGCGATACTTTGGATAAGCATTATGGCTGTCATTTTTTCCTTTGTCTTTCTTTATCCAAAATTCAAACATGACTTACGACGGACTAAAACTAAAGATTACTTGGGAGTAGGGGTGTTGGCCATTATTGGTGGAGTTGGCGATCTTGCCGCTTTCAAAGCTTATGAAAGCAATGTCGGGTTGTCTTCGGTGATTATTTCCCTACCGATTTCTATGATTATTGTTTTTATTCTTTCGATTTGGAAACCAACACTTTTAGAAAAACACTCCTTAAAAGTTTATTTCGTTCGGTTTGTTGCGGCTGGAACCATGATTTGGGGAGCGTTGCAACTCGGATAA
- a CDS encoding AAA family ATPase, producing MIVFINGSFGVGKSSVAELLAKKIPNSLLYDAEEVGYMLRKIGKPMGFPEDFQDLPAWRILTVKTAELLKQEYNKNLIMPLCVWNEMYIDEIVSGLKAIDKYVYHFCLVADRETILKRHSNRNDSLEVTKWVHERVDKCLKSHRSPKFEVKVQTENKSAEEVAEEIVSLLGSKK from the coding sequence ATGATCGTATTTATTAATGGTTCTTTTGGGGTTGGTAAATCATCGGTTGCCGAACTTCTGGCAAAAAAGATCCCCAACAGTCTCTTGTATGATGCGGAAGAGGTGGGGTATATGCTCCGAAAGATAGGCAAACCAATGGGCTTTCCTGAAGATTTTCAAGATTTACCGGCCTGGCGAATACTTACGGTAAAAACAGCTGAACTCCTTAAGCAAGAGTACAACAAAAATTTAATAATGCCTCTGTGTGTTTGGAATGAAATGTACATTGATGAAATTGTTTCTGGCTTAAAAGCTATAGACAAATATGTTTATCATTTCTGCCTGGTGGCCGACAGGGAAACCATCCTAAAAAGGCATAGCAATAGAAATGATTCTTTGGAAGTGACTAAGTGGGTACACGAGAGAGTGGATAAATGTTTAAAATCTCATCGGTCACCAAAGTTTGAGGTTAAAGTTCAAACTGAAAATAAATCGGCAGAGGAGGTGGCAGAGGAGATAGTTTCACTTTTGGGAAGCAAAAAATAG